In Gimesia benthica, a single window of DNA contains:
- a CDS encoding vWA domain-containing protein → MKLFQRARKANVNLPGDQSRRGAFMVMAVPFLVATMGFMAFGIDIAVITMTKTKMRNAVEAAALAAAQQITDAVQTTADGITEGGDVSSNVQDANSIAVEAAKAMAEKVAGLNGVYVDPETDVKFGKRYQDASGTFHMIWGETAKPYNVVKVIARRDNSEEGKPDSQLQLFFAGIMGEKTASITTSAIAFIEARDIVLVLDYSGSMSYDSEFDAMSSYRLGKSAVEANLDEIWNTLVDSGATYSNSAKLKFPPEGYGKINSAEGQYISSSDDDYIFWALGLDEMDANGNLKYPFPQEGKNYYGSLNGQPTGYSNKNLWKGYIRWVRTDGAVSNYGYRKKYGYRTLVGYLIERRKKNNQSEDLWRAPIYPFHAMKNGVTLFSQFLGGLEFGDHIGLVTYDDSSRVESVLNDDGVPESVNLGDELITNSYTDINTIQRHKQASHYAPYTGMGYGIRDARELLSSHGRAGARPTILVMTDGNANRSPSDWSLPGNWNWDDVTDFDGDGQADYQTGDRHKQYALWQAVEAANLGYTVHTMTVGAGADRDLMRAIAKACNGISIDAPGGATIEEMRSQLLIAFGKIAANVPPAKLLADPESDF, encoded by the coding sequence ATGAAACTGTTTCAACGAGCCAGAAAAGCGAACGTGAATCTACCCGGCGATCAAAGTCGTCGTGGTGCGTTCATGGTGATGGCGGTTCCGTTCCTCGTTGCGACCATGGGCTTCATGGCGTTCGGGATTGATATCGCAGTGATCACAATGACCAAAACGAAAATGCGCAATGCAGTCGAGGCAGCCGCCCTGGCTGCGGCGCAACAGATTACAGATGCCGTTCAGACAACGGCAGACGGTATCACAGAGGGCGGTGATGTGTCGAGCAACGTGCAGGATGCTAATTCAATTGCGGTCGAAGCAGCGAAAGCGATGGCCGAGAAAGTCGCCGGCCTGAATGGCGTGTATGTGGATCCGGAGACCGATGTCAAATTCGGCAAACGGTACCAGGACGCCTCTGGAACTTTTCACATGATCTGGGGGGAAACTGCCAAACCATATAACGTGGTGAAAGTTATTGCCCGTCGTGATAATTCAGAAGAAGGTAAGCCAGACTCCCAGCTGCAACTGTTCTTCGCTGGAATCATGGGAGAAAAGACGGCTTCTATTACCACATCTGCGATCGCCTTCATCGAGGCACGTGATATTGTGCTCGTGCTCGACTACTCCGGTTCGATGAGCTACGACAGTGAATTTGATGCCATGTCCTCGTATCGTCTGGGGAAGTCTGCTGTGGAAGCAAACCTGGATGAAATCTGGAATACACTGGTGGATTCCGGTGCGACCTATTCAAATTCAGCGAAACTCAAATTCCCACCTGAAGGTTACGGAAAGATTAACTCCGCCGAGGGACAGTATATTAGTTCCAGTGACGATGATTACATCTTCTGGGCACTGGGCCTCGATGAGATGGACGCTAATGGCAATTTGAAATACCCCTTCCCACAGGAAGGTAAAAATTACTACGGAAGTCTGAATGGCCAGCCCACAGGTTATTCGAACAAAAACCTGTGGAAGGGTTATATCCGGTGGGTTCGAACAGACGGTGCGGTCAGTAACTACGGTTACCGGAAAAAGTATGGTTACCGCACACTGGTGGGTTACCTGATCGAACGTCGTAAGAAGAATAATCAGTCAGAGGATCTCTGGCGGGCTCCGATTTATCCATTCCACGCGATGAAAAACGGGGTGACACTGTTTAGCCAGTTCCTGGGGGGGCTGGAGTTTGGTGACCACATCGGGCTGGTGACCTATGATGATTCCTCTCGAGTCGAATCAGTTCTCAACGATGACGGTGTTCCGGAATCGGTGAATTTGGGAGATGAACTCATCACCAACAGCTACACTGATATTAATACAATTCAGCGACACAAGCAGGCTTCTCACTATGCTCCCTACACCGGGATGGGTTACGGGATCCGTGATGCCAGAGAATTGCTGAGTTCTCACGGTCGAGCTGGTGCACGTCCTACGATTCTGGTAATGACCGATGGTAACGCTAACCGTTCCCCTTCGGACTGGTCCCTCCCGGGGAACTGGAACTGGGATGACGTGACAGATTTCGATGGCGATGGACAGGCTGATTATCAGACCGGCGATCGTCATAAGCAATATGCTCTCTGGCAGGCTGTGGAAGCGGCCAACCTGGGGTATACCGTGCATACCATGACCGTTGGGGCAGGTGCAGACCGAGACCTGATGCGGGCCATTGCCAAGGCCTGCAACGGGATCAGTATCGATGCTCCCGGTGGTGCGACGATCGAAGAGATGCGATCACAGCTGTTAATCGCCTTTGGTAAGATTGCAGCCAATGTTCCGCCAGCGAAATTACTGGCAGATCCGGAAAGTGATTTCTAA
- a CDS encoding TadE/TadG family type IV pilus assembly protein, protein MRTNYIRKTKSNRLDSDRRGVAAVEFAVIAPVFLALVLGMVAVRRAVHTTTVMEAALSQAGRLASMDADLDLPSGTSLNDKIILDVRNFLRASGIENDESNLTITITHADDADGNALDPMPNPPSSGDTFDLSDPDNRNRLFRIGIEIPEGAMNSKLTDIMNLEGSMAKPMTGDAVWDLILNNGTTKIVSE, encoded by the coding sequence ATGAGAACCAACTATATCAGAAAAACCAAATCAAACCGACTGGATTCCGACCGTAGAGGTGTTGCTGCGGTCGAATTTGCCGTTATCGCACCTGTGTTCCTGGCTCTGGTGCTGGGAATGGTAGCCGTCCGGCGCGCTGTACACACCACGACTGTTATGGAAGCCGCCCTGTCCCAGGCAGGACGTCTGGCATCTATGGATGCTGATCTCGATTTACCCTCGGGTACTTCGCTGAACGATAAAATTATTCTGGATGTGCGTAACTTTCTGCGTGCTTCCGGTATCGAAAATGATGAGAGCAATCTGACGATCACGATCACCCACGCTGATGACGCAGATGGTAATGCTCTGGATCCCATGCCTAATCCTCCCAGTTCTGGAGATACTTTTGATTTGAGTGATCCAGACAATCGCAATCGTCTGTTCCGGATTGGAATTGAGATTCCGGAGGGAGCAATGAATTCCAAACTGACCGATATTATGAATCTGGAAGGTTCTATGGCCAAACCCATGACGGGTGATGCGGTGTGGGATCTGATTTTAAATAACGGCACAACAAAGATTGTTAGCGAGTAA
- a CDS encoding TadE/TadG family type IV pilus assembly protein, which yields MLKRHSRWAFNQKSKQVRSGTTLVELAFVAPVFLVFVYAIFEFGYAYMISNIIQEATQEGAKLGRCEDVTTAQVETRVRDLLDTVFDSNLATIMVKNASQFDTPGADVEQINFSELPDLELANAEKAQLFIVRVEVPYKDVRLLNSFFVDPVKAAEAADKERNLVLSGHSVRRHE from the coding sequence ATGTTGAAGCGGCACAGCCGTTGGGCATTCAATCAAAAATCGAAGCAGGTGCGTTCCGGAACCACACTGGTGGAACTGGCATTCGTGGCGCCAGTGTTTCTGGTGTTCGTCTACGCAATCTTTGAGTTTGGTTATGCCTACATGATTTCGAATATCATTCAGGAAGCAACGCAGGAAGGGGCCAAGCTGGGGCGCTGCGAAGATGTCACCACGGCCCAGGTCGAAACACGTGTTCGAGATCTGCTTGACACCGTTTTTGACTCAAATCTGGCCACAATTATGGTCAAGAATGCAAGCCAGTTCGACACTCCAGGCGCGGATGTAGAACAGATCAATTTTTCCGAGTTACCTGATCTTGAACTGGCGAATGCGGAGAAAGCACAGCTGTTTATCGTTCGTGTGGAAGTGCCATACAAAGATGTGCGATTGCTCAATTCATTTTTCGTGGACCCGGTAAAAGCAGCTGAGGCAGCTGATAAAGAGAGAAACCTGGTCCTTTCCGGACACAGTGTCAGGCGACACGAGTGA
- the folK gene encoding 2-amino-4-hydroxy-6-hydroxymethyldihydropteridine diphosphokinase encodes MSRLNRAFLALGSNIDPEKNLPRAVQLLADYGSVTGKSSVWQSAPVGDPHQPDFLNAAVLLETDHDAETICERVVPEIESRLNRVRDPLNKNGQRTIDIDLVLFNRDSLRIAHRIIPDPEIGSRVFLVVPLAEIAPEYEVPGLKSTLSEIAVDLQQLPQNQLLLRDEIQL; translated from the coding sequence GTGAGCCGGCTCAATCGGGCTTTTCTGGCACTGGGCAGTAATATTGATCCGGAAAAGAATCTGCCTCGGGCAGTCCAGCTGCTGGCTGATTATGGAAGCGTTACAGGAAAATCGTCGGTCTGGCAGAGTGCCCCGGTGGGGGACCCACACCAGCCAGATTTTCTCAACGCTGCAGTTCTGCTGGAGACAGACCATGATGCTGAAACAATCTGCGAAAGGGTTGTTCCTGAAATTGAAAGCAGGTTGAATCGAGTACGCGATCCTCTGAATAAAAATGGTCAACGCACCATTGATATTGATCTGGTTCTCTTTAATAGAGATTCCCTGCGGATCGCACATCGGATCATCCCGGACCCCGAGATCGGATCGCGAGTCTTTCTGGTAGTGCCTCTGGCGGAGATCGCCCCGGAATATGAAGTCCCGGGACTCAAAAGTACGTTGTCCGAAATCGCAGTTGACTTACAGCAACTCCCTCAAAATCAGCTGCTGCTCCGGGATGAGATACAGCTCTAA
- the folB gene encoding dihydroneopterin aldolase has protein sequence MPDQIHIADLLLRTIIGINEEEREKKQDVLINITMGVDLKAAGHSDQIEDAVNYRTITKEIIDLVEHSQFQLVEAMAHEVARICLKDERVACAEVRIEKPGALRFARSVGVSVVRRREDYQQ, from the coding sequence ATGCCCGACCAGATTCATATAGCCGATCTGTTACTCCGAACCATCATCGGTATTAATGAGGAAGAACGCGAAAAAAAACAGGATGTTCTGATTAACATCACGATGGGCGTCGATCTGAAAGCAGCCGGTCATTCGGATCAGATTGAGGATGCGGTCAATTATCGGACGATTACCAAGGAGATCATTGATCTTGTAGAGCATTCCCAGTTCCAGCTGGTTGAGGCGATGGCACATGAGGTGGCGCGAATCTGTCTGAAAGATGAACGCGTTGCATGCGCAGAGGTCCGGATTGAAAAACCGGGAGCTCTGCGTTTTGCCCGCTCTGTGGGAGTCAGTGTGGTACGCAGACGCGAGGATTATCAGCAGTGA
- a CDS encoding polysaccharide pyruvyl transferase family protein encodes MQPTPDNFTRRNWLKQTLTHSLAIAGASQLGFSLPSARAEDKKPAENAPTLLLRSGWQTVNIGDIGHSPGILKLLEVYAPDFRIILWPNSVDRGVEPMLQKRFPHLKIVKGRLSRDGKLDSPELGEAFEQADFFLHGSGPSVVSRRELAHWDKVTGKPYGIYGVTVSEVTPELHRLLSGADFIYTRETSSLNNLKEAKVTSPEQDFAPDATFAIDLTDDPKAKAFQQQHQLEPGQYLCAVPRLRYTPYHKIHKGSRWSKEKIAKVESVNKEYQEIDHVKLRAAIIKWVRTSGQKAVVCPEMTYQTEIIQPLVIDPLPEDVKAKVVAHDQYWLPDEAGSLYRDASAVVSMECHSPIIACAHGTPGLYVRQPTDTIKGQMWYDIGLADWTFEIDEVNQQEIADRAIAVYENYDQSLEKLKTVMESISARQKRTMQVVRQAVLKAHTS; translated from the coding sequence ATGCAACCGACTCCAGACAATTTCACAAGACGCAACTGGCTCAAACAGACTCTGACACATTCCCTGGCCATCGCAGGAGCCTCTCAACTGGGATTTTCCCTGCCTTCAGCCCGGGCTGAAGATAAAAAACCGGCAGAAAATGCGCCGACACTGCTGCTCCGGTCCGGATGGCAGACTGTTAATATCGGCGATATCGGACATTCTCCCGGCATTCTGAAACTGCTCGAAGTTTATGCGCCCGATTTTCGGATCATCCTCTGGCCCAACAGTGTTGACCGGGGTGTCGAACCAATGCTGCAAAAGCGATTTCCTCATCTGAAGATCGTCAAAGGTCGCCTCAGCCGTGACGGGAAACTGGATTCTCCTGAATTGGGAGAGGCTTTTGAACAGGCCGATTTCTTCCTGCATGGCTCGGGACCGAGTGTGGTTTCCCGCAGGGAACTGGCCCACTGGGACAAAGTCACAGGCAAGCCCTACGGAATTTATGGTGTGACGGTCTCCGAAGTCACCCCCGAACTCCATCGACTGCTCTCAGGGGCTGACTTCATTTATACCAGAGAGACCAGCTCGCTAAATAACCTGAAAGAGGCCAAGGTGACATCGCCCGAGCAGGATTTTGCCCCGGATGCCACATTTGCCATCGACCTCACCGACGATCCCAAAGCTAAAGCATTCCAGCAACAGCACCAGTTGGAGCCGGGACAGTACCTCTGTGCGGTTCCCCGACTGCGGTACACCCCGTATCACAAAATCCACAAAGGGTCCCGCTGGTCCAAAGAGAAAATCGCAAAGGTTGAATCAGTAAATAAAGAGTATCAGGAAATTGATCATGTAAAACTACGCGCTGCAATTATCAAGTGGGTCCGCACCAGCGGTCAGAAAGCGGTCGTCTGTCCAGAAATGACTTACCAGACAGAAATCATTCAGCCACTGGTGATCGATCCACTGCCTGAAGATGTAAAAGCAAAAGTGGTCGCCCACGATCAATACTGGCTTCCTGACGAAGCAGGCTCACTCTATCGGGATGCGTCAGCGGTCGTCAGCATGGAATGCCACTCGCCCATCATCGCCTGTGCACACGGGACGCCAGGACTTTACGTCCGACAACCCACAGATACCATCAAAGGGCAGATGTGGTACGATATCGGATTAGCGGACTGGACGTTTGAAATTGACGAAGTCAACCAACAAGAGATTGCAGACCGTGCGATTGCCGTCTACGAGAACTACGATCAATCTCTGGAGAAACTCAAAACGGTCATGGAGTCCATCAGCGCCCGTCAAAAGCGAACGATGCAGGTCGTCAGGCAGGCGGTCCTCAAAGCGCACACTTCCTGA
- a CDS encoding SDR family oxidoreductase, protein MNLEGKVAVITGSAVRIGRAIALALADAGADICIHYNSSDQAARDTCAEIEQRGRMAMQVSADLSNPVSAAETVFSEVMTELGRADVLVNSASVFENKQLKEATEADWDSQLDINLKAPFFLSQKFAELLPADRSGHIINIVDWRANRAGIGHLPYRISKAGLVTLTECLALELAPGIQVNAIAPGAILPPPGEDRSYLEQRSGGIPLKRVGNPEEICRTVLYLLNSEFVTGEVISVAGGEQLTGGA, encoded by the coding sequence ATGAACTTGGAAGGAAAAGTCGCCGTCATCACCGGCTCAGCCGTCCGCATCGGGCGGGCAATCGCACTGGCATTGGCTGATGCAGGCGCTGATATCTGTATTCATTATAACTCGTCAGATCAAGCCGCGCGAGATACCTGTGCTGAAATCGAACAGAGGGGACGGATGGCGATGCAGGTTTCCGCTGATCTCTCTAATCCTGTCTCGGCAGCAGAAACGGTTTTTTCAGAGGTGATGACAGAACTGGGGCGGGCAGATGTGCTTGTTAACAGTGCCTCAGTCTTTGAGAATAAGCAACTGAAGGAAGCGACTGAGGCTGACTGGGACTCCCAGTTGGATATTAATCTGAAAGCCCCCTTCTTTCTGAGTCAGAAATTTGCGGAACTCCTGCCCGCTGATCGGTCAGGACACATCATTAATATCGTCGACTGGCGAGCCAATCGGGCCGGGATTGGTCACCTGCCCTACCGGATTTCCAAGGCGGGACTTGTGACCTTAACGGAGTGTCTGGCCCTGGAACTGGCTCCCGGAATTCAGGTCAATGCGATCGCCCCGGGAGCGATACTCCCTCCTCCGGGCGAAGATCGTTCCTATCTGGAGCAACGCTCAGGTGGAATTCCGCTGAAGCGGGTGGGAAATCCAGAGGAGATCTGTCGGACGGTGCTCTATCTGCTGAACTCCGAATTTGTAACCGGTGAAGTCATCTCCGTGGCCGGCGGCGAACAGCTGACAGGTGGAGCCTGA
- a CDS encoding chemotaxis protein CheX: MSFIPATHTTETLTKRFSDPVINSVIDVFKYFVGTTAELETIIDVSDAPRHLLSSAIEVNGPGKGIVVVNVPRDLVSRAVALLIDETLAEDEHVLTDFACELSNMIAGQAKKAVDHMGFQLGHPTLIETEQIDTLYPPEAGSKCGIFQTGIGEIAVYFGFVGQLGEILDQEGPEAEKKRLLVVDPDELSCALFKGLLHERYQVQTASTVEEAFMDSALNEPDLILLEIDADHGHQAEAVRQIKESPLMENVEILVITSNRSTTAIIQAFNHGAADYILKTDFTKQILIGKIERALGRTPVVKEVVTTTK; encoded by the coding sequence ATGTCTTTCATTCCTGCCACACATACAACAGAGACCTTGACCAAGCGGTTTTCTGATCCAGTCATTAATTCGGTTATTGATGTCTTTAAGTATTTTGTCGGTACCACAGCTGAGTTGGAAACAATTATCGATGTCAGCGATGCCCCCCGCCACCTGTTGAGCTCAGCGATTGAGGTGAATGGTCCAGGAAAAGGCATCGTTGTCGTCAACGTCCCACGGGATCTGGTTTCTCGCGCTGTCGCGTTATTAATCGATGAAACCCTGGCTGAGGATGAACATGTTCTCACCGACTTTGCCTGCGAATTGTCGAATATGATCGCTGGTCAGGCTAAGAAAGCAGTCGATCATATGGGCTTCCAACTGGGACATCCGACTCTGATCGAAACGGAGCAGATCGATACTCTTTATCCCCCGGAAGCCGGTTCCAAGTGCGGAATATTTCAAACCGGAATCGGCGAGATTGCCGTCTATTTTGGCTTCGTGGGACAGCTGGGAGAAATTCTGGATCAGGAAGGTCCGGAAGCGGAAAAGAAACGGCTGCTGGTTGTTGATCCTGATGAACTGAGCTGTGCCCTGTTTAAAGGTCTGTTACATGAGCGTTACCAGGTTCAGACGGCTTCGACAGTAGAGGAAGCATTTATGGATTCCGCTTTGAATGAACCGGATCTGATTCTCCTTGAAATTGATGCAGACCATGGACACCAGGCGGAGGCTGTTCGCCAGATCAAAGAGTCTCCACTCATGGAAAACGTTGAGATTCTGGTGATTACCTCCAATCGTTCTACGACTGCCATTATTCAGGCATTTAACCATGGTGCAGCCGATTATATTCTGAAGACGGACTTCACAAAGCAGATTCTGATTGGCAAAATAGAGCGCGCTCTGGGAAGAACGCCGGTTGTCAAAGAGGTTGTGACGACTACAAAGTAA
- a CDS encoding alpha/beta hydrolase family protein, whose amino-acid sequence MNPSISIFRTFFALLFVACFLPVGFAGEASSKTPQHWSGKQDTWHGFKRVHFPTEGRKSYVVIPEKAAPGNPWVWRARFPDFHYEMDVELLKQGFHIAYLDVSDLFGSPQAIEYGNKFYKRLTQQHGLQSKVALEGVSRGGLFIYNWALANPDKVSCIYADTPVCDFKSWPGGKGKSEGSQARWNACLKAYGLTEQEALDWPNNPVDRITTIAEAEIPVLHIISENDQVVPPNENTLLMFSRVPEKYRKNNFQIISVKEGTEKSKGHHFTHPEPDRVVKFICQHTLQSGNMVNSSSTNE is encoded by the coding sequence ATGAATCCCTCCATTTCAATTTTTCGCACTTTTTTCGCATTGTTGTTCGTGGCCTGTTTTCTGCCTGTTGGATTTGCAGGAGAAGCCTCCTCAAAAACGCCTCAACACTGGTCAGGCAAACAGGATACGTGGCATGGGTTCAAGCGGGTTCATTTTCCTACCGAAGGGCGAAAATCTTACGTCGTCATTCCGGAGAAGGCCGCCCCCGGCAACCCCTGGGTCTGGCGCGCACGATTCCCTGACTTCCATTATGAAATGGATGTGGAACTCCTGAAACAGGGCTTCCATATCGCATACCTGGATGTGTCTGATCTATTTGGTTCCCCCCAGGCCATTGAATACGGAAATAAATTTTACAAGCGTCTGACACAGCAGCACGGACTGCAGTCCAAAGTCGCTTTAGAAGGAGTGAGCCGCGGGGGACTCTTCATTTACAACTGGGCCCTGGCAAATCCGGATAAAGTGAGCTGTATCTATGCTGACACACCGGTCTGCGATTTCAAAAGCTGGCCCGGTGGAAAAGGGAAGAGCGAGGGCTCGCAGGCCCGCTGGAACGCCTGCCTCAAGGCCTATGGCCTGACAGAACAGGAAGCACTGGACTGGCCCAATAACCCGGTAGACCGCATCACAACGATCGCTGAAGCAGAGATCCCGGTGCTGCACATCATTTCAGAAAATGATCAGGTTGTTCCTCCCAATGAAAACACACTGCTCATGTTCAGCCGGGTACCTGAAAAATATCGTAAAAATAACTTTCAGATCATCTCCGTCAAAGAGGGGACTGAAAAATCAAAGGGGCACCACTTCACGCATCCCGAGCCGGATCGGGTCGTTAAATTCATTTGTCAGCACACGCTCCAATCTGGTAACATGGTCAACTCTTCCTCCACCAACGAGTAA
- a CDS encoding DUF1559 domain-containing protein → MNFSQNPRHHRRGFTLIELLVVIAIIAILIALLLPAVQQAREAARRSTCKNSLKQIGLALYNYHDTHGTYPPGYIARGVVNSDPSSSETGSGFAWGVMLLPFLDQAPLYNQLNLNLNATVSPNIDLADQVVPIFRCPSDTNQGVFSVTDGSNTYQLSSANYVGVFGYGSLTMTPGNPMQKGILYRNSNVKVRDVIDGTSNTIVAGERSHQHQFVGAASIIEADSTWYAAIPNATRPAGMMSMPSMTEGPASLILGHVGQPAMMSMMAMHHPPNTTNHIANFSSKHEGGAHFLLGDGAVRFLSENMSYETFQRLGMIADGNPIGEF, encoded by the coding sequence ATGAATTTTTCACAGAATCCTCGCCATCATAGACGTGGCTTCACCCTCATTGAACTGCTGGTGGTCATCGCCATCATCGCGATCCTGATCGCCTTACTCCTGCCTGCTGTCCAGCAGGCGCGGGAAGCGGCCCGCCGCTCCACCTGCAAAAACAGCCTCAAGCAGATCGGCCTGGCGCTTTACAATTACCACGATACGCACGGCACGTATCCTCCGGGCTACATCGCACGAGGTGTCGTCAACAGTGATCCCAGTTCTTCTGAAACCGGTTCCGGTTTTGCCTGGGGCGTCATGTTGCTCCCGTTCCTGGACCAGGCTCCGCTGTATAACCAGCTCAACCTGAATCTAAATGCTACCGTTTCTCCCAATATCGATCTGGCTGACCAGGTTGTACCCATCTTTCGCTGTCCCAGTGACACCAACCAGGGCGTCTTCTCGGTCACCGATGGTTCTAACACCTATCAACTGTCTTCTGCGAACTATGTGGGTGTTTTCGGGTATGGCAGCCTGACGATGACCCCGGGGAATCCCATGCAGAAAGGGATTCTCTACCGCAACAGTAATGTAAAGGTCCGCGATGTCATCGACGGGACTTCGAATACGATTGTCGCCGGGGAACGCTCTCATCAGCATCAGTTCGTGGGTGCGGCGTCAATCATCGAGGCTGATTCTACATGGTACGCCGCCATCCCCAACGCGACCCGCCCGGCAGGGATGATGAGCATGCCATCCATGACCGAAGGCCCGGCATCCCTGATTCTGGGGCATGTCGGTCAACCGGCCATGATGAGCATGATGGCCATGCACCATCCCCCCAACACCACGAACCACATCGCCAATTTCTCCAGTAAGCATGAAGGGGGAGCCCACTTCCTGCTGGGCGACGGGGCGGTCCGCTTCCTCAGTGAGAACATGAGCTACGAGACCTTCCAGCGACTCGGAATGATCGCCGACGGCAACCCCATCGGCGAGTTTTAA
- a CDS encoding S-adenosylmethionine decarboxylase family protein has product MHKGRHLLIDCRNVSRDICLNDQLILEAMARGATRAGATVISQVRYHFGHNSAPGFTAMCLLDESHCSAHCYADLGLIALDVFTCGNTDPNDVLRYIREEVDLGDVSILEMPRFPIPNGQPALQEPAGSHCEADQVVAL; this is encoded by the coding sequence TTGCATAAAGGAAGACATCTTCTCATTGATTGTCGTAATGTCTCGCGGGACATTTGTCTAAACGACCAACTGATTCTGGAAGCCATGGCACGTGGAGCTACCCGTGCTGGTGCTACTGTGATCTCACAGGTACGATATCACTTTGGTCATAATTCAGCACCGGGCTTCACCGCGATGTGCCTTCTTGATGAAAGCCACTGCTCAGCCCACTGTTACGCCGACCTGGGCTTAATCGCTCTCGACGTCTTCACCTGCGGCAATACTGATCCGAATGACGTTCTTCGTTACATTCGGGAAGAAGTCGATCTGGGTGACGTCAGCATTCTCGAAATGCCCCGGTTCCCCATCCCAAATGGGCAACCTGCGCTTCAGGAACCAGCCGGTTCCCACTGCGAAGCGGATCAGGTTGTCGCTCTGTAA
- a CDS encoding deoxyhypusine synthase family protein — protein sequence MSGDREFHDGRGDGLKPLKSLDLSSVNSFGELLQAMSATAFSGRRLGDAYDILLDMAQDSECKVVLTLSGAMTVAKQGSIICDMIDRGLVHAVVATGALIAHGLTESIGLVHYQYNPTDSDETLYKKGYNRIYDTLEMESNLNNVEKLVRSVLRESQPEDGVWSSARLCRALGQRLSEINDGRGILRSAYEQNVPVFIPAFTDSEIGLDVSTWAMSELIAKSGKPLEELEQEEILTALPSFNPFLDLQEYARLMRDAVTFGIFTIGGGVPRNWAQQVAPYYEIANYRLGTEWKEPRFRYGIRICPEPVHWGGLSGCTYSEGVSWGKFLSPQDGGRFAEVYSDATVVLPLLMKAVFEKLDSAS from the coding sequence ATGAGTGGAGATCGAGAGTTCCACGACGGTCGAGGAGACGGCTTAAAACCACTGAAAAGCCTGGACCTGTCGAGTGTCAATTCGTTTGGCGAACTGCTGCAGGCCATGTCTGCAACCGCGTTCTCAGGCAGACGCCTGGGAGATGCCTACGACATTCTGCTGGATATGGCACAAGACTCTGAATGCAAAGTCGTCCTCACTCTTTCCGGTGCCATGACCGTCGCCAAACAAGGCAGCATCATCTGTGACATGATCGACCGTGGCCTCGTCCATGCCGTCGTCGCCACTGGTGCCCTGATTGCCCACGGTCTCACCGAATCGATCGGCCTGGTCCACTACCAGTACAATCCCACGGATTCCGACGAAACACTCTACAAAAAAGGCTACAACCGGATTTACGACACCCTCGAAATGGAGTCGAATCTGAACAACGTCGAAAAGCTGGTCCGCTCGGTCCTGCGGGAATCCCAGCCCGAAGATGGCGTCTGGTCTTCGGCCCGTCTCTGCCGGGCACTCGGTCAGCGACTCTCCGAAATCAACGATGGACGCGGCATCCTCCGCAGTGCTTATGAGCAAAATGTGCCCGTCTTCATCCCCGCTTTCACTGACAGTGAAATCGGTCTCGACGTCTCCACCTGGGCCATGTCCGAACTGATTGCCAAATCGGGCAAGCCCCTGGAAGAGCTCGAACAGGAAGAAATTCTCACCGCGCTCCCCAGCTTCAACCCGTTTCTCGACCTGCAGGAATATGCCCGCCTGATGCGGGATGCCGTTACCTTCGGCATCTTCACCATCGGTGGGGGAGTTCCCCGCAACTGGGCGCAACAGGTTGCTCCCTATTATGAAATTGCCAACTACCGCCTGGGCACAGAGTGGAAAGAGCCCCGCTTCCGCTATGGCATTCGTATCTGCCCCGAACCGGTTCACTGGGGAGGTCTCTCTGGATGCACTTATTCTGAAGGGGTCAGCTGGGGCAAGTTCCTTTCACCCCAGGATGGCGGTCGGTTCGCTGAAGTCTATTCTGATGCCACCGTCGTACTCCCACTGCTGATGAAAGCCGTGTTCGAAAAACTGGACTCCGCTTCATAA